A portion of the Drosophila sechellia strain sech25 chromosome 2R, ASM438219v1, whole genome shotgun sequence genome contains these proteins:
- the LOC6609352 gene encoding palmitoyltransferase ZDHHC3: MNYSYSALSPGGSGGFGGVDQHNRCCGNKAWCVKDICGIVCVIMTWLLILFAEFVVMRLILLPSNYTVFSTINMIIFQALAFLAFASHIRTMLSDPGAVPRGNATKEIIEQMGYREGQMFYKCPKCCSIKPERAHHCSVCQRCIRKMDHHCPWVNNCVGENNQKYFVLFTFYIASISVHTLFLVLTQFAECVKNDWRTCSPYSPPATIFLLLFLTFEGLMFGIFTIIMLATQLTAILNDQTGIEQLKKEEARWAKKSRLKSIQSVFGRFSLAWFSPFTEPSCRTRFNSHFYSV; encoded by the exons ATGAACTACTCGTACTCCGCGCTGTCTCCCGGCGGTAGCGGAGGATTCGGTGGCGTCGACCAGCACAACCGATGTTGCGGAAACAAGGCCTGGTGCGTCAAGGACATCTGCGGCATTGTGTGCGTGATCATGACCTGGCTGCTTATCCTGTTCGCCGAATTCGTGGTCATGCGGCTGATCCTCCTGCCTAGCAACTATACCGTCTTCAGCACCATCAACATGATCATATTCCAGGCACTCGCCTTCCTGGCCTTCGCCTCGCACATACGCACAATGCTCTCGGATCCG GGCGCTGTACCGCGCGGAAATGCCACCAAGGAGATAATCGAGCAGATGGGCTACCGTGAGGGTCAGATGTTCTACAAGTGCCCCAAGTGCTGCAGCATCAAGCCGGAGCGGGCTCATCACTGTTCCGTCTGCCAGCGCTGCATCCGCAAGATGGATCACCACTGTCCGTGGGTGAACAATTGCGTGGGCGAGAACAATCAAAAGTACTTTGTGCTCTTCACC TTCTATATCGCTTCGATCTCCGTGCACACGCTCTTCCTGGTTCTCACCCAGTTCGCGGAGTGCGTGAAAAACGACTGGCGCACCTGCTCGCCGTACTCTCCGCCGGCTACTATATTCCTGCTGCTCTTTCTCACCTTCGAGGGCCTTATGTTCGGCATATTCACCATCATCATGCTGGCCACTCAGCTGACGGCTATCCTAAACGATCAGACG GGTATCGAACAGCTGAAGAAGGAGGAGGCTCGCTGGGCGAAGAAATCGCGCCTCAAGAGCATCCAGTCGGTGTTTGGACGCTTCTCGTTGGCCTGGTTTTCACCATTCACGGAGCCCTCGTGCCGCACAAGATTCAACTCGCACTTCTATTCGGTCTGA
- the LOC6609354 gene encoding transmembrane protein 208: MAPQQKGKQGTKGAKQIVEENKTTLTFYRNMAIGCAAPALLLSFLVFEVTKTSVFMHILSLLILGSSYQFMAFMSQAKYSESGALLDSGNDLNMEGGIAENVKDLIILTSGTLLLALISNYFWLVLLLAPVRAGWMLWGSIIQPWLSQRNAQDDNPQVDEKKQKKMDRRMRRMR; this comes from the exons ATGGCT CCCCAACAAAAGGGTAAACAAGGCACGAAGGGCGCCAAGCAAATCGTGGAGGAAAACAAAACTACACTGACTTTCTACCGGAACATGGCCATTGGATGCGCTGCACCCGCTCTGCTCCTCAGTTTCCTTGTCTTTGAAGTCACCAAAACCTCAGTG TTTATGCACATTCTGTCGTTGCTGATCCTGGGGAGCTCCTACCAGTTTATGGCGTTCATGTCGCAGGCCAAATACTCTGAGAGCGGTGCTCTTTTGGACTCCGGCAACGACTTAAATATGGAAGGCGGCATCGCGGA AAACGTCAAGGATTTGATCATCCTTACTTCCGGCACCCTGCTGCTGGCCCTCATCTCAAACTACTTCTGGTTGgtgctgcttttggcgcccGTCCGAGCTGGATGGATGCTCTGGGGCTCCATCATCCAGCCGTGGCTGTCGCAGCGCAACGCCCAGGACGATAATCCCCAGGTGGACgagaaaaagcaaaaaaagaTGGATCGCAGAATGCGTCGCATGAGATAG
- the LOC116800350 gene encoding uncharacterized protein LOC116800350 yields MPQETVRQTNNHKYLRNVKNGPASAGRHEHTYVVMPAGKAKSRNFKVNSHSGYPKQSTYPNISYSHIKNIYFKSLLKYICFLICDIKWFCLYK; encoded by the exons ATGCCGCAGGAAACCGTCCGCCAAACaaataatcataaatatttgcgAAATGTCAAGAATGGCCCCGCATCCGCGGGCAGACATGAGCACACATATGTAGTTATGCCGGCAGGGAAGGCAAAGAGTCGGAACTTTAAAGTGAACTCGCATTCAGGATACCCTAAGCAGAGTACATAT CCAAACATATCCTATTCTCAcatcaaaaacatttattttaaatcgcttttgaaatatatatgttttttaatttgtgATATTAAGTGGTTCTGTTTATACAAATAA
- the LOC6609353 gene encoding peroxisomal membrane protein 11B translates to MNMDQLVQLNNQAGGRDKIARLIQYASRAMWDSLESANSSPALVDNFKTIEYILSTFRKLLRFGKCVDVFYGALKTIHHPDLNIRVTLTLSKLSQSLFLFADHFLWLARTGLTAVNAKRWSNIANKYWLFSIIMNLCRDFYEILRVLDLHRSGCKGGISRCRIPTSINSPEDFKRLALQSYVLMQGHKDIVVDTVKNVCDFFIPLTALGYTSLTPRTIGLLGAISSLAGLWALLEPRAKLTPA, encoded by the exons ATGAATATGGATCAACTGGTGCAGTTGAACAATCAGGCTGGCGGACGGGACAAGATCGCCCGACTCATTCAGTATGCCTCGCGTGCAATGTGGGACTCGCTGGAGTCCGCCAATTCCAGTCCCGCGCTTGTGGACAACTTCAAGACGATTGAATACATCCTGAGCACATTCCGAAAAT TACTCCGCTTTGGCAAGTGCGTTGATGTATTCTACGGCGCTCTGAAGACCATTCACCATCCGGATCTTAACATCCGTGTGACGCTCACCTTGAGCAAGCTGTCACAATCGCTGTTCCTCTTCGCCGACCACTTCCTCTGGCTGGCCAGGACGGGACTGACGGCGGTGAACGCCAAGCGCTGGTCCAACATCGCCAATAAGTACTGGCTCTTCTCGATCATCATGAACCTATGCCGGGACTTCTACGAGATCCTGAGAGTACTGGACCTGCATCGATCTGGTTGCAAGGGCGGCATCTCACGCTGCCGCATCCCTACGAGCATCAACTCGCCGGAGGACTTCAAGCGCCTTGCCCTGCAGTCCTACGTGCTAATGCAGGGACACAAAGATATTGTCGTGGACACGGTGAAGAATGTGTGCGACTTCTTCATTCCGCTGACCGCTCTGGGTTACACAAGTCTCACGCCCCGGACAATAGGACTCCTGGGGGCAATTTCATCGCTGGCCGGACTCTGGGCTCTGCTGGAACCGAGGGCCAAGCTAACGCCTGCATAA